From Oncorhynchus kisutch isolate 150728-3 unplaced genomic scaffold, Okis_V2 scaffold2951, whole genome shotgun sequence, a single genomic window includes:
- the LOC109885390 gene encoding C-C motif chemokine 13, translating into MKTLTALLLLGLLCSLHTTSAAVMGISLKTTRECCVKFSQKRIPLGAVVSVSRTSSSCPQQALVFTTKKGNRYCVDQSQAWVQRYVTKIESRSLSLPGQR; encoded by the exons ATGAAGACCCTGACTGCTCTACTCCTCCTGGGACTGCTCTGCTCCCTGCATACGAcgtctgcag CTGTCATGGGGATTTCATTAAAGACTACCAGAGAATGCTGTGTGAAGTTCTCCCAGAAGAGGATCCCTCTTGGTGCAGTGGTTTCAGTTTCTAGAACCTCTAGTAGCTGCCCTCAACAAGCACTTGT GTTTACAACAAAGAAAGGGAATCGATATTGTGTCGACCAATCTCAGGCCTGGGTCCAGAGATATGTGACCAAGATTGAGAGCAGATCGTTGTCTCTGCCAGGACAACGATGA
- the LOC116371126 gene encoding C-C motif chemokine 13-like, producing the protein MKTLTALLLLGLLCSLHTTSAQPVMGISAMTARDCCVKFSQKRIPLGAVVSVSRTSSSCPRQALVFTTKKGNRFCVDQSQAWVQSHVTKIESRSLSLPGQR; encoded by the exons ATGAAGACCCTGACTGCTCTACTCCTCCTGGGACTGCTCTGCTCCCTCCATACGACATCTGCACAgc CTGTCATGGGGATTTCAGCAATGACTGCCAGAGACTGCTGTGTGAAGTTCTCCCAGAAGAGGATCCCTCTTGGTGCAGTGGTTTCAGTTTCTCGAACCTCTAGTAGCTGCCCTCGCCAAGCACTGGT GTTTACAACAAAGAAAGGGAATCGATTTTGTGTCGACCAATCTCAGGCCTGGGTCCAGAGTCATGTGACCAAGATTGAGAGCAGATCGTTGTCTCTGCCAGGACAACGATGA
- the LOC116371127 gene encoding C-C motif chemokine 13-like, producing MKTLTALLLLGLLCSLHTTSAQGVIALETSTDCCMKFSARIPLQQVVSLRTTSSSCPRKALIFITKKGKTFCVDPSEAWVQSHVTKIESRRQ from the exons ATGAAGACCCTGACTGCTCTACTCCTCCTGGGACTGCTCTGCTCCCTGCATACGACGTCTGCACAAG GTGTCATCGCGTTGGAAACGTCAACTGACTGCTGTATGAAATTCAGCGCGAGGATCCCTCTTCAACAAGTAGTTTCTCTCAGAACAACCTCCAGTAGCTGCCCTCGCAAAGCACTGAT TTTCATCACAAAGAAAGGGAAGACATTTTGTGTTGACCCTTCTGAAGCCTGGGTCCAGAGTCATGTGACCAAGATTGAGAGCAGACGACAATGA
- the LOC116371128 gene encoding C-C motif chemokine 13-like encodes MKTLTALLLLGLLCSLHMTSAGVIKLETSTDCCLKFSARIPLQQVVSLRTTSSSCPRKALIFTTKKGKTFCVDPSEAWVQSHVTKIESRPQ; translated from the exons ATGAAGACCCTGACTGCTCTACTCCTCCTGGGACTGCTCTGCTCCCTGCATATGAcgtctgcag GTGTCATTAAGTTGGAAACGTCAACTGACTGCTGTCTAAAGTTCAGCGCGAGGATCCCTCTTCAACAAGTGGTTTCTCTCAGAACAACCTCCAGTAGCTGCCCTCGCAAAGCACTGAT TTTCACCACAAAGAAAGGGAAGACATTTTGTGTTGACCCTTCTGAAGCCTGGGTCCAGAGTCATGTGACCAAGATTGAGAGCAGACCACAATGA